From bacterium, a single genomic window includes:
- a CDS encoding restriction endonuclease, producing the protein MAEFEAGITSKKSITVSSEKIDRLTGYEFEHFLKNVFEKMDYTVANTKLSGDQGADLIISKAGEKIVVQAKKHTNKITNKAIQEVVAAIKHYNADKGMVVTNNFFTRSAVELAKSNNVELIDRDKLNDLLKTIDKEDIVKPLQEAKNDTNE; encoded by the coding sequence ATGGCTGAGTTTGAAGCAGGTATTACATCTAAAAAATCCATTACTGTATCTAGTGAGAAAATTGACAGGCTTACGGGGTACGAATTTGAACATTTCTTAAAAAATGTTTTTGAAAAGATGGATTATACAGTGGCAAATACAAAACTTTCCGGTGATCAAGGGGCAGATTTAATTATTAGCAAAGCAGGGGAAAAGATTGTGGTGCAAGCCAAGAAACATACTAATAAAATAACTAACAAAGCTATACAGGAAGTAGTTGCCGCTATAAAACACTATAATGCAGATAAAGGCATGGTTGTTACCAATAATTTTTTTACTCGCTCTGCAGTTGAATTAGCTAAATCTAACAATGTAGAGTTGATAGATAGAGATAAATTAAATGATTTGTTAAAAACTATAGATAAAGAAGATATAGTTAAGCCCCTGCAGGAGGCAAAAAATGATACTAATGAATAG